Proteins from one Bacteroides zhangwenhongii genomic window:
- the ahpF gene encoding alkyl hydroperoxide reductase subunit F: MLESALKEQLKGIFAGLEANFTFDISVSSSHENKTELLELLGDVADCSDHITCVVNEGEALKFTLLKNGDRTGITFRGIPNGHEFTSLLLAILNLDGKGKNFPDEAVCNRVKALKGPIHLTTYVSLTCTNCPDVVQALNAMTTLNPAITHEMVDGALYQDEVDALKIQGVPSVFADGKLLHVGRGEFGELLAKLEEQYGIDETKANAEVKEYDVIVAGGGPAGVSAAIYSARKGLRVAIVAERIGGQVKETVGIENLISVPETTGNELADNLKTHLLRYPVDLLEHRKVEKVEVVGKQKQITTSVGEKFLAPALIIATGASWRKLNVSGEAEYIGRGVAFCPHCDGPFYKGKHVAVVGGGNSGIEAAIDLAGICSKVTVFEFMDELKADSVLQERLKSLPNVEVFVSSQTTEVIGNGDKLTALRIKDRKTEEERLVELDGVFVQIGLSANSSVFRDIVETNCPGEIMIDAHCRTNVTGIYAAGDVSTVPYKQIIISMGEGAKAALSAFDDRVRGII, from the coding sequence ATGTTAGAATCTGCATTAAAAGAACAATTAAAGGGTATTTTTGCTGGGCTGGAGGCAAACTTTACTTTTGATATATCCGTATCATCCAGCCACGAAAACAAAACAGAATTATTGGAGCTGCTAGGAGATGTAGCGGATTGTTCCGATCATATCACTTGTGTAGTGAATGAGGGAGAAGCATTGAAGTTTACTTTACTGAAGAATGGCGACCGCACCGGAATTACATTCCGGGGTATTCCTAACGGACATGAGTTCACTTCACTGTTACTGGCTATCCTGAACTTGGATGGTAAAGGAAAGAATTTTCCCGATGAGGCCGTTTGCAACCGTGTGAAAGCACTGAAAGGTCCGATACATCTGACCACTTATGTTTCGTTGACTTGTACGAACTGCCCTGACGTAGTGCAGGCTCTGAATGCAATGACTACTTTGAATCCGGCTATTACGCATGAAATGGTAGACGGTGCGCTTTATCAGGATGAAGTAGATGCACTGAAGATACAAGGAGTACCCTCTGTCTTTGCAGACGGAAAATTACTTCATGTAGGCCGTGGTGAATTTGGCGAATTGCTTGCCAAGTTGGAAGAACAATATGGTATTGACGAAACCAAAGCGAATGCAGAGGTGAAAGAATATGATGTGATTGTAGCTGGTGGCGGACCTGCAGGAGTATCGGCGGCTATTTATTCTGCCCGTAAAGGACTCCGTGTAGCTATCGTGGCCGAGCGTATTGGCGGACAGGTGAAAGAAACGGTGGGTATTGAGAATTTAATCTCTGTTCCGGAAACGACAGGAAATGAACTTGCCGATAATCTGAAAACACATCTCTTACGCTATCCGGTGGATTTACTGGAGCATCGTAAAGTAGAAAAAGTAGAAGTGGTTGGAAAACAGAAGCAGATCACTACCTCTGTTGGTGAGAAATTCCTGGCTCCGGCACTGATTATTGCAACTGGTGCAAGCTGGCGTAAACTGAATGTTTCGGGAGAAGCCGAATATATAGGTCGTGGTGTCGCTTTCTGTCCTCATTGCGATGGTCCGTTTTATAAAGGAAAGCATGTAGCAGTAGTAGGTGGAGGAAATTCAGGTATTGAGGCAGCCATTGACTTGGCCGGTATCTGCTCCAAAGTGACTGTTTTTGAATTTATGGATGAGTTGAAAGCAGACAGTGTACTTCAAGAGCGACTTAAATCATTGCCGAATGTGGAAGTGTTTGTAAGTTCACAGACTACGGAAGTGATAGGGAATGGTGATAAGCTGACTGCCCTGCGCATCAAAGACCGCAAAACGGAAGAAGAACGTTTGGTGGAATTGGATGGTGTATTTGTACAGATCGGGCTTTCTGCGAATAGCAGTGTATTCCGCGACATAGTGGAAACCAACTGTCCGGGCGAAATCATGATTGATGCACATTGCCGTACGAATGTGACGGGTATCTATGCAGCCGGAGATGTTTCTACGGTTCCTTATAAGCAAATTATTATCTCTATGGGCGAAGGGGCGAAAGCTGCGCTTTCTGCATTTGACGATAGAGTGAGAGGGATTATCTGA
- the ahpC gene encoding alkyl hydroperoxide reductase subunit C → MEPILNSQLPEFSVQAFHNGAFKTVTNNDLKGKWAILFFYPADFTFVCPTELVDMAEKYDQFKAMGVEIYSVSTDSHFVHKAWHDASESIRKIQYPMLADPTGTLSRALGVYIEEEGMAYRGTFVVNPEGKIKVVELNDNNIGRDASELLRKVEAAQFVASHDGEVCPAKWKKGESTLKPSIDLVGKI, encoded by the coding sequence ATGGAACCAATCTTAAATTCTCAACTTCCTGAATTCAGCGTTCAGGCTTTTCACAACGGAGCTTTCAAGACTGTAACCAACAATGACCTGAAAGGTAAATGGGCGATTCTTTTCTTCTATCCTGCTGACTTTACTTTCGTATGTCCTACTGAATTGGTGGATATGGCTGAAAAGTACGATCAGTTCAAGGCGATGGGTGTAGAAATCTATTCGGTAAGTACTGACTCTCATTTCGTGCACAAAGCTTGGCATGATGCTTCTGAAAGCATTCGCAAGATTCAATACCCGATGTTGGCAGACCCGACTGGCACTTTGAGCCGTGCATTGGGGGTATATATCGAAGAAGAGGGTATGGCTTATCGCGGTACATTCGTTGTCAATCCGGAAGGAAAGATTAAAGTGGTGGAACTGAATGATAACAATATTGGCCGTGATGCAAGTGAATTGCTTCGTAAAGTGGAAGCTGCACAGTTTGTAGCCAGCCATGACGGAGAAGTTTGCCCGGCTAAATGGAAGAAGGGTGAGTCTACCCTGAAACCAAGCATCGACCTGGTAGGTAAGATTTAG
- a CDS encoding beta propeller repeat protein gives MKMKYIYLLLILTFSINALRAQPVDSPPGVVINHIPANLDRFIGSPSICILPDGNYIVSHDEFGPTSTEFKSAITRIYVSVDKGKSWKRISQIDGQFWSSLFYLNGALYIIGTNKHHGNLVLRRSDDYGKTWTIPYDGKNGLLLEGEYHTAPTPVLFHKGRIWRAVEYATAQTTKWGERYSAMVVSAPLNSDLMNAGNWTRTNHLYYNPDYLNGSFQAWLEGNVVVTPSGEVVDVLRVQVPKGHKEVMALVKVGLSGDSVSFNASDFYDMPGAAKKFTIRYDTVTQRYWSLVNEVPDSLQKMPPNSVRNMITLVSSLDLKKWKRHKAVLFHPDHLRHGFQYVDWLFEKNDIIFVSRTAYDDNTGGAKNNHDANFITFHRIENFRMLNID, from the coding sequence ATGAAAATGAAGTATATTTATTTATTGCTCATCTTGACGTTTTCCATAAATGCTTTGAGGGCACAACCGGTTGATTCTCCCCCCGGGGTTGTTATCAACCATATTCCGGCTAATTTAGACCGTTTTATAGGTTCACCGAGTATCTGTATTTTACCCGATGGTAATTATATAGTTTCTCATGATGAGTTTGGTCCTACTTCTACAGAATTTAAGTCGGCTATTACTAGAATATATGTATCTGTAGATAAAGGTAAGTCATGGAAAAGAATTTCACAAATTGATGGCCAATTTTGGTCTAGTTTATTTTACTTGAATGGAGCATTATATATCATAGGTACAAATAAACATCATGGCAATTTAGTGTTACGTAGGTCGGATGATTATGGGAAAACATGGACGATTCCTTATGATGGAAAGAATGGACTTTTATTAGAAGGGGAGTATCATACGGCTCCTACTCCTGTTCTTTTTCATAAAGGACGTATTTGGCGTGCTGTAGAGTATGCTACGGCGCAAACTACGAAATGGGGAGAACGTTATAGTGCGATGGTTGTTTCTGCTCCTTTGAATTCAGACTTGATGAATGCTGGAAACTGGACGAGAACTAATCATTTGTATTATAACCCAGATTATTTGAATGGTAGTTTTCAGGCTTGGCTTGAAGGGAATGTGGTTGTAACCCCTTCGGGGGAAGTTGTTGACGTATTACGTGTGCAAGTACCCAAAGGACATAAAGAAGTTATGGCATTGGTTAAGGTGGGTTTATCTGGTGATTCTGTCTCGTTTAATGCTTCTGATTTTTATGATATGCCTGGGGCTGCAAAGAAGTTCACGATTCGCTATGATACTGTTACTCAACGTTATTGGAGTTTGGTTAATGAAGTCCCGGATTCCTTGCAGAAGATGCCTCCTAATTCTGTTCGTAATATGATTACATTAGTTTCATCTTTAGACCTTAAAAAATGGAAAAGGCATAAAGCGGTATTGTTTCATCCGGATCATTTACGACATGGATTCCAATATGTTGATTGGTTGTTTGAAAAGAATGATATTATATTTGTATCTCGTACAGCTTATGATGATAATACAGGAGGAGCTAAAAATAACCATGATGCGAATTTTATCACTTTTCATAGAATTGAAAATTTTCGTATGTTGAATATTGATTGA
- a CDS encoding sialidase family protein, whose translation MEKILRNMIKSIGLALVAMSIICCGEHEFGQFTSVVDETNENFPGTIVCHYKKSSRIYPSSPSICILPNGDYLISCEEGGPNCPVPKVTHIFKSTDKGDTWDKITSITNGQAWSNLFLYEGAVYIMGVDAPSGNVVIRKSADNGTTWTSSVSSDNGLIFTGKYHTAPVPVVVHNNRVWRAMECYSSVISGWPKEFCAMIMSAPVGSDLMKAASWKQSNSLSYNSTYLNGYFGGWLEGNAVVGPDGKMKLIMRVEVPASVKEEVAIVDVSDDGTQISFNPETGFVQMPGGAKKFTIRYDEATERYWTLSNNVRDEFFTTVPGNVRNSLVLCSSKNLREWEIHEEVLFHEDVKYHAFQYIDWHVDENDIVFVSRTSYDDRYGGADSYHNANYCTFHRVENFRKYISQ comes from the coding sequence ATGGAAAAAATATTAAGAAATATGATTAAAAGTATAGGATTGGCACTTGTTGCTATGTCAATAATTTGTTGCGGTGAGCATGAATTCGGACAGTTTACTTCTGTAGTTGATGAAACGAATGAAAACTTTCCGGGGACAATTGTTTGTCATTATAAGAAATCGTCCAGAATTTATCCAAGCTCACCTAGTATTTGTATCTTGCCAAATGGGGATTATTTGATCTCGTGTGAAGAGGGCGGTCCAAATTGTCCGGTTCCAAAAGTTACTCATATATTTAAATCAACTGATAAGGGAGATACATGGGACAAGATAACATCTATAACTAATGGACAAGCTTGGTCGAACCTGTTTCTTTATGAAGGTGCAGTATATATCATGGGAGTTGATGCGCCATCAGGAAATGTGGTTATAAGAAAATCAGCAGATAATGGAACAACGTGGACAAGTAGTGTCTCATCGGATAATGGGCTAATCTTTACGGGTAAGTACCATACAGCTCCGGTTCCTGTAGTTGTACATAATAATAGGGTTTGGAGGGCAATGGAATGTTATAGTTCTGTTATATCAGGATGGCCGAAAGAGTTTTGCGCCATGATAATGTCTGCTCCGGTTGGTTCTGATTTAATGAAAGCAGCTAGTTGGAAGCAATCTAACTCATTGTCTTATAATTCGACTTATTTAAATGGATATTTTGGTGGATGGCTTGAAGGAAATGCAGTGGTCGGACCTGATGGAAAGATGAAATTAATTATGCGTGTGGAAGTTCCCGCAAGTGTGAAAGAAGAGGTTGCCATTGTTGATGTAAGTGATGATGGTACACAAATTAGTTTTAATCCAGAAACGGGATTTGTCCAAATGCCTGGTGGGGCGAAGAAGTTTACTATCAGATATGATGAAGCTACGGAAAGATATTGGACTTTGTCTAATAATGTCAGAGATGAATTCTTTACTACGGTTCCTGGCAATGTTCGTAATTCACTGGTCCTGTGCAGTTCTAAAAATCTAAGGGAGTGGGAAATACATGAAGAAGTACTATTCCATGAAGATGTAAAATATCATGCGTTCCAGTATATTGACTGGCATGTGGACGAAAATGATATTGTCTTTGTTTCCAGAACTTCTTACGATGATAGATATGGAGGGGCGGATTCATATCATAATGCTAATTATTGTACATTTCATAGAGTAGAGAATTTCAGGAAATACATTTCTCAATAA
- a CDS encoding glycoside hydrolase family 2 protein — protein MKYSLNSGENNVSWYVKEHHKKNFSTKVFNEAEWIPATVPGTIFVDAVNAGLEKDPNFGDNIYQVDKDKYNKEHIYRLEFNIPENKDLAQKRIWLNFDGINRFGEIYLNNTLLGSLKGMMMRGRFDVTKLIKKKGKNLLSVIVSLPNQRRHPEEKFANLASPTYLSSAGWDWMPYVPGLNTGITDNVYLTFTQDVTLKDPWIRTKLHNRAEFAEVEISTEIENCSSRKVVVELSGVITPGNIMFRKELLLEADTAQTIILDGRVIKELYIKEPRLWWPNGMGEANLYECKLAIAVNGRISDEKQIMFGIREYTYRTDENGVFNIYVNGKRTFLKGGNWGMSEYLLRCRGKEYFTKVRLHKEMNFNIIRNWMGSTTDKEFYEACDLYGIMVWDDFWLNSKFGVPEFPDDFNRNAVEKIKRFRNHPSIVVWCGENEGTPGNYDTGESLDRNLAEYIAVYDASDRHYQSDSRKGNGLSGSGLWKNYKPSFYFADASNSFLGDKYPKNRGWGLRSEIGTAVFTTFESFKEFMPKEDWWPKTEMWNKHFFGSLAKNGGPDVYEKTIVETYGSPTSIEDFCEKAQLVNIETNKAMFEAWSSKMWNDASGIMIWMSQSAYPSFVWQTYDYYYDLTGAYWGAKKGCEPLHILWDSHTDNVMIANSTYKKYDDMTAVAMVFNQHGKQITSLRLSEKMNVLENSAMNCFRLFSDSAGMEELTDVNFLRLALKNSQGKTVSSNDYWFGKQKGDCRALASLPKAKLSYYISRREVKEGRYYLDLRITNKSDVPAFAVRSRLVEKESGKRILPVIQSDDYVILMPKEVKTILFEFEDSRQYNHTTVQARVKQFGYKEEVVE, from the coding sequence ATGAAGTACTCTCTGAATAGCGGTGAAAATAATGTATCGTGGTATGTGAAGGAGCATCATAAGAAGAATTTTTCAACGAAAGTTTTTAATGAGGCAGAATGGATACCGGCCACAGTGCCGGGTACCATTTTTGTTGATGCAGTTAATGCTGGACTTGAAAAGGATCCTAATTTCGGAGATAATATCTATCAAGTGGATAAGGATAAATATAATAAAGAGCATATTTACAGGCTTGAGTTTAACATTCCGGAGAATAAAGATTTGGCTCAGAAAAGAATATGGTTGAACTTTGATGGGATTAACCGTTTTGGGGAGATTTATTTGAATAACACTTTGTTAGGTTCGTTAAAAGGAATGATGATGCGGGGACGGTTCGATGTGACTAAACTAATCAAAAAGAAGGGGAAAAATCTTTTGTCAGTTATCGTTTCATTACCTAACCAGCGTCGGCATCCGGAGGAGAAATTTGCAAATTTGGCAAGTCCTACTTATTTGTCAAGTGCGGGTTGGGATTGGATGCCCTATGTCCCGGGACTTAATACAGGTATTACAGATAATGTTTATTTGACTTTTACTCAGGATGTGACTTTGAAAGATCCGTGGATTCGTACGAAATTACATAATCGGGCAGAATTCGCAGAAGTTGAAATTTCGACGGAAATAGAGAATTGTTCTTCTCGTAAAGTAGTTGTTGAATTATCGGGAGTGATTACTCCGGGAAACATTATGTTTCGCAAAGAACTGTTGCTGGAAGCGGATACTGCTCAAACTATAATATTAGACGGTCGGGTAATTAAAGAACTGTATATTAAGGAACCTCGTTTATGGTGGCCGAATGGCATGGGAGAAGCTAATCTATATGAATGTAAATTGGCTATTGCGGTTAATGGAAGAATATCCGATGAAAAACAAATAATGTTTGGCATTAGGGAATATACATATCGTACAGATGAAAATGGTGTTTTTAATATTTATGTCAATGGCAAACGGACTTTTCTGAAAGGCGGTAATTGGGGAATGTCTGAATATCTTCTACGCTGTCGTGGAAAAGAGTATTTTACAAAAGTGCGTCTTCATAAAGAAATGAACTTTAATATAATTCGTAACTGGATGGGGTCTACAACTGATAAGGAGTTTTATGAAGCATGTGATTTATATGGTATTATGGTTTGGGATGATTTTTGGCTGAACTCTAAATTTGGAGTTCCCGAGTTTCCTGATGACTTTAATAGAAACGCAGTAGAGAAAATTAAACGTTTCAGGAATCATCCGAGTATTGTTGTTTGGTGTGGTGAGAATGAGGGAACCCCCGGTAATTATGATACCGGGGAATCCTTAGATAGGAATCTGGCGGAATATATTGCAGTCTACGATGCTTCAGACAGGCATTATCAATCTGATTCCAGGAAAGGGAATGGGTTGTCGGGAAGTGGGCTTTGGAAAAACTATAAGCCGAGTTTCTATTTTGCAGATGCAAGTAATAGTTTTTTAGGTGATAAATATCCTAAGAATAGAGGTTGGGGACTTCGCAGTGAGATTGGAACAGCTGTTTTTACAACATTTGAAAGCTTTAAAGAATTTATGCCCAAAGAGGATTGGTGGCCTAAAACGGAAATGTGGAATAAACATTTTTTTGGCTCATTGGCGAAAAATGGCGGACCGGATGTGTATGAGAAAACTATTGTTGAAACTTATGGTTCTCCTACGAGCATTGAAGATTTTTGTGAGAAGGCACAACTTGTTAATATAGAAACCAATAAAGCAATGTTTGAAGCATGGAGTAGTAAGATGTGGAATGATGCGTCAGGCATTATGATTTGGATGAGTCAGTCTGCATATCCTTCGTTTGTATGGCAGACTTATGATTATTATTATGACTTGACAGGTGCATATTGGGGAGCAAAAAAAGGTTGTGAACCTTTACATATTTTATGGGATAGCCATACGGATAATGTGATGATTGCTAATTCTACATATAAAAAATATGATGATATGACAGCCGTTGCGATGGTATTTAATCAACATGGTAAACAAATAACTTCATTGAGATTATCGGAAAAAATGAATGTCTTGGAGAATAGTGCCATGAATTGTTTCCGGCTTTTCTCTGACTCAGCAGGAATGGAAGAATTGACAGATGTGAATTTTTTACGTTTGGCTTTAAAGAATTCACAAGGCAAAACCGTTTCTTCAAATGATTATTGGTTTGGAAAGCAGAAAGGAGATTGTAGGGCGTTGGCTTCTTTACCTAAAGCGAAATTGAGTTATTATATTTCGCGAAGAGAGGTTAAAGAGGGACGTTATTATTTAGACCTGCGTATAACTAATAAAAGTGATGTGCCTGCCTTTGCTGTACGTAGCCGCTTGGTTGAAAAGGAAAGTGGTAAGCGAATCTTACCTGTAATTCAAAGTGATGATTATGTTATTTTGATGCCTAAAGAGGTAAAGACTATCCTTTTTGAGTTTGAGGATTCGAGGCAGTATAATCACACTACTGTACAGGCCAGAGTAAAGCAATTTGGTTATAAAGAAGAAGTAGTAGAATAG
- a CDS encoding RagB/SusD family nutrient uptake outer membrane protein, producing the protein MRGQLDAWKWMYWFEARSGNIAPGFTSSGIGSYINNQITSNLNDTNWANLYNIVSQTNAVISNIDRVAFHNTTLHDELLAEAYAVRAWCYFNLVRLWGDVPLITNFVSSLDDPQLYPERSPKSTVYETIKSDIENAEQLYISNEIKDRCKISRAAILMLRADIYLWMYKVEEANADYLTKAEESVDEILALPKTVLSLQGSYKNVFDKEGNTEIIFSIYYDKDENSSQYGSLLAQSSTLVPTALRNNPIPVATSSNRMNFSKLFYDNYRNRTPGDTRVGYISSDIESGGVNYRYTLKYMGEMNGVTRVFTTDTRIYRLAEAYLFKAEILAEQGNYPNAVEYLNDVVARAYNEKEHYPQTLAGEEFKAVLLDERMIEFAGECKSWFDLIRFGEVFNRVPALVGRENDNQGNILLLPVNDDTISRNPKIKQTPGYEKK; encoded by the coding sequence ATGAGAGGCCAATTAGATGCTTGGAAATGGATGTATTGGTTTGAAGCCCGTTCTGGAAATATAGCACCGGGGTTTACATCCAGTGGTATAGGTTCTTATATTAATAACCAGATAACGTCCAACCTAAATGATACAAACTGGGCGAATTTATATAATATCGTTTCTCAGACTAATGCTGTAATTAGTAATATTGATCGGGTTGCTTTCCATAATACGACTTTGCATGATGAACTCTTGGCTGAAGCATATGCGGTAAGAGCATGGTGTTATTTTAATCTGGTACGTTTATGGGGAGATGTCCCTTTGATTACTAACTTTGTATCATCATTGGATGATCCTCAATTGTACCCAGAACGTTCTCCTAAATCGACTGTATATGAGACTATAAAATCAGATATAGAGAATGCTGAGCAACTATATATTTCGAACGAAATAAAAGATCGTTGTAAAATATCAAGGGCTGCGATTTTAATGTTGCGTGCTGATATTTACTTATGGATGTATAAAGTTGAAGAAGCCAATGCGGATTACTTGACTAAAGCAGAGGAGTCTGTTGATGAGATACTGGCTTTACCAAAAACTGTATTGAGTTTACAAGGCAGCTATAAGAATGTCTTTGACAAAGAGGGAAATACTGAAATTATTTTTTCAATCTATTACGATAAGGATGAAAACTCAAGTCAATATGGGTCTTTGTTGGCTCAATCTTCTACTTTAGTTCCTACCGCTTTAAGGAACAACCCAATTCCGGTTGCAACTTCCTCTAATCGTATGAATTTTTCTAAGTTATTTTATGATAACTATCGTAATCGGACACCTGGAGATACCCGGGTTGGATATATAAGTTCAGATATAGAATCCGGTGGAGTTAATTATCGGTACACTTTGAAGTACATGGGAGAAATGAATGGAGTTACCCGCGTGTTTACTACTGACACCCGTATTTACCGCTTGGCTGAAGCTTATCTGTTTAAAGCTGAGATATTGGCGGAACAGGGTAACTATCCAAATGCTGTGGAATATTTGAATGATGTAGTAGCACGTGCTTATAATGAAAAGGAACATTACCCACAAACTTTGGCAGGAGAAGAATTTAAAGCTGTTTTATTAGATGAACGTATGATTGAGTTTGCAGGGGAATGTAAATCTTGGTTTGATTTGATTCGATTCGGTGAGGTCTTCAATAGGGTACCTGCATTAGTTGGGAGAGAAAATGATAATCAAGGCAATATTCTTTTATTGCCGGTCAATGATGATACTATTAGCCGTAATCCTAAGATAAAGCAAACTCCTGGATATGAAAAGAAATGA